Within the Rosa rugosa chromosome 2, drRosRugo1.1, whole genome shotgun sequence genome, the region TGGTCGTGGATGGTTTGTTGATGTTCAGCATCTCTAGCAATTGACTCTCATCCTTTGTTTTATTCCCTGCTGCTTGGAGACGGCTCAGCAGCCCCATCATTTGATTACACTCTGTCTGGGAGAGTGGGAAACTCACTGCATCCTCCTTTCCTTCACTGGTGGCACTAACATGATTGGCCTTTGGATTGTTGTACCCTTCTCCcatcaatttctttcttcttctgcaatagTTATAGGTATGACCATTGCCCTCACAGTAGCTGCACTTGAGATGTGCCCTACAATTCTTTGTGTAATGGTTTGTCATATTACACTTTTCACAATATTTATTTTCTCCTCCCATGAACTGTGTATCACGAGGAAAAGATGGAGCACTCTTCTCTCGTGGTTCATACTTCTCTGGCCTCTTGACTGCGAAGGCCGAGGCTTCTGTCATTGATCCACTCTTGCTTGCAATTGCTTCTGCTTGTTTCTCTTGACGAAGCACCATGGCATATGCATTGTTCAGTGGTGGTAGAGGATCAAGGCTGATGATGTTGCTTCTAGTCTGTGCGAATCCTTCATTCAGTCCCATCAAAAATTTCATTGTCTTCTAAGTTTCCATGAAGGACTTGACCTCTAGAGCAGCATCACAACTGCAAGAAGGAAAAGAGCAGAGAGAGTCCTTCTCATCCCATAATGCCTTCAGTTTGGTGAAGAATGAAGTAACAGATGTACCTCCTTGTTCACAACCATGAATAGCACTCTCAATTTGAAATAGTGCAACTGTGTTCACCTGGGAGAACCTCTCATTCAATTCCAGCCACATGCTTCGTGCATCTTTATAGTGTATCACACTGTTGGATATGTCTTTCGACATGGCTCCTAGCAGCCACGTTTTCACCAGAGTATTGCATCTCTCCCACTGAAGTTGCTCGGAAGGATTATGAGTTGGTTTCGCCAGAGTTCCATCGACGAAACCCTTCTTATTCTTGATGGTTAGTGCCATAAGCATCGATTGTTCCCATGTAGTATAGTTATCTTCCACCAAGGCCTGCGCAACGAGCATGGCGCCTGGCTGGTCTGAATGGTGGAGAAATAGCGGGTGATTGGAATTCTCCCATGGAGCAGCATTCTTGGAAGTCTGTTGTTCGAGAGGTTTTTCAACGACAGCCTTCTCTTCGTCTCCAACCATGAGGTAAAGGTTGTAAGTGTGTTTGTTGAATTGGTAGGGTTTCTAGGTTCTCAGAAGCGTtgccgctctgataccataaagaaATTGTAGATGAATATATTCTATATTGAttattaatcaaagaagattacAGACTTTATATACAACTCCATGCAGATCTTCCTACGTAAAAGTAGGAATAACTATAGTATGAAATCAAAACCTAACTATGCATATCTTTACAGCTAACCAATCATATCCTAGTATATCATCGTTGATCTCATTCCTTAATATACTCAACTCTTGCATGGATCCCTGTTTGCTGCATCAAATTAACACACTCTTTGTCAAAGTCAGGAGAAATGACATTGAAATTTATTTGCAGGTGAGAAGAAAATGTCGATCCCGCCGAATTCACTATGGAGAGGCTGTGCAGCACGCTTCCCTCAACCTGTCGCTGACAACGACGTGCGTGCAGCTCAATTTTTGGTTCAAACTGTTTATTACTTTAATTGCCGTATTGCAAATCCCCCACTGGCTGATCGACATCGAGTATAGAAGCGGCAGTGGAGAAGAAGAC harbors:
- the LOC133730221 gene encoding uncharacterized protein LOC133730221; the encoded protein is MVGDEEKAVVEKPLEQQTSKNAAPWENSNHPLFLHHSDQPGAMLVAQALVEDNYTTWEQSMLMALTIKNKKGFVDGTLAKPTHNPSEQLQWERCNTLVKTWLLGAMSKDISNSVIHYKDARSMWLELNERFSQVNTVALFQIESAIHGCEQGGTSVTSFFTKLKALWDEKDSLCSFPSCSCDAALEVKSFMET